In a single window of the Caproicibacterium sp. BJN0003 genome:
- the nifS gene encoding cysteine desulfurase NifS, giving the protein MDRLIYVDNSATTPVSPEALKAMEPYFIEGFGNASSLYSVGRKAKKALEEARASIAACFNAEPDEIYFTSGGSEADNWAIKGVAHLMAKKGKKHIITSKFEHHAVLHTCAVLEKEGFEVTYLNVHHNGIVRPEELEAAIRPDTALVTIMYANNEIGTIQPIPEIGAICKKHGVLFHTDAVQAAGNIHIDVKEQNIDMLSISAHKFHGPKGVGALYIRKGIILPNLIEGGAQEKGHRAGTENVAGIVGMSVALKNACDHIDEKAVRLSKMRDRLIDGLLKIERSHINGDREHRLPGNVNMCFEGVEGESLLLQLDLRGVCASSGSACTSGSLDPSHVLLSIGLPHEIAHGSLRISLGDQNTEEDVDFLLQEIPQIVSYLRSFSPLWEEMKEGKVHFPINYD; this is encoded by the coding sequence ATGGACAGACTAATTTACGTAGATAATTCCGCAACGACACCGGTTTCTCCTGAGGCTTTAAAAGCCATGGAGCCGTATTTTATTGAAGGATTCGGCAACGCTTCCAGCCTGTATTCCGTAGGCCGCAAGGCAAAGAAAGCTCTGGAAGAGGCTCGTGCATCCATTGCCGCATGCTTTAACGCAGAGCCCGATGAAATTTATTTCACTTCCGGCGGAAGCGAAGCAGACAACTGGGCCATCAAAGGAGTTGCTCACCTGATGGCCAAAAAAGGGAAAAAGCATATTATCACCAGTAAATTTGAGCATCATGCAGTTCTTCATACCTGCGCCGTCCTGGAAAAGGAAGGATTCGAAGTCACCTATTTGAATGTGCATCACAACGGGATTGTGCGCCCGGAAGAGCTGGAAGCAGCCATTCGTCCAGATACCGCCCTTGTCACAATTATGTATGCGAATAACGAGATCGGCACAATTCAGCCGATTCCCGAAATCGGCGCGATCTGCAAAAAGCATGGTGTCCTTTTCCACACGGATGCCGTACAGGCTGCAGGAAATATTCATATCGATGTAAAAGAACAGAATATTGACATGCTCTCCATTTCAGCACATAAATTCCATGGTCCAAAGGGTGTCGGTGCTCTTTATATTAGAAAAGGAATTATTCTGCCGAACTTGATTGAAGGCGGCGCACAGGAAAAAGGGCATCGTGCCGGTACAGAAAATGTTGCTGGAATCGTTGGAATGAGCGTAGCACTCAAGAATGCCTGCGACCATATCGACGAAAAGGCTGTTCGTCTCTCCAAGATGCGTGACCGTTTGATTGACGGTCTGCTCAAAATTGAGCGCAGCCACATCAATGGAGATCGTGAGCACCGGCTGCCCGGCAATGTAAACATGTGCTTTGAAGGTGTCGAAGGAGAAAGCCTTCTGCTGCAGCTTGATCTGCGAGGCGTCTGTGCTTCTTCCGGTTCTGCCTGCACTTCCGGGAGTCTGGATCCGAGCCATGTACTTCTTTCGATCGGTCTTCCGCATGAGATTGCGCATGGCTCTCTGAGAATTTCTCTCGGCGACCAGAATACCGAAGAAGACGTTGATTTTCTACTCCAAGAAATCCCCCAGATTGTCAGCTATCTGCGCAGCTTCTCTCCTCTATGGGAAGAAATGAAAGAAGGAAAAGTACATTTTCCGATCAATTACGATTAA
- the nifU gene encoding Fe-S cluster assembly scaffold protein NifU, whose product MAYSEKVMDHFAHPRNVGEIPDANGIGEVGNPRCGDIMRMYIKVENDVITDVKFKTFGCGAAIATSSMATELIKGKSIGDALKLTNKAVMEALDGLPPVKVHCSVLAEQAIKAAVSDYYKRKGVDPTPFVGEIPECESCACPTSVPTK is encoded by the coding sequence ATGGCATACAGTGAGAAAGTAATGGATCATTTTGCACATCCACGCAATGTTGGCGAAATTCCAGACGCAAACGGTATCGGTGAAGTAGGCAATCCCCGCTGCGGCGATATCATGCGGATGTATATTAAAGTAGAAAACGATGTTATTACCGATGTGAAATTCAAGACCTTTGGTTGTGGAGCAGCAATCGCTACCAGTAGCATGGCAACAGAACTGATCAAAGGAAAAAGCATTGGGGACGCGTTGAAGCTAACAAACAAGGCAGTTATGGAAGCTCTGGATGGACTTCCGCCGGTCAAGGTACACTGTTCTGTTCTCGCGGAGCAAGCAATTAAAGCAGCCGTCAGCGACTACTATAAGCGCAAGGGAGTAGACCCGACCCCATTCGTCGGTGAAATTCCGGAATGCGAGTCCTGTGCTTGTCCGACTTCGGTCCCAACAAAATAA
- a CDS encoding SdpI family protein gives MKRIFEKDIFGLISIVLIGFIIAAVSYPSLPQQIPMHWGITGEVDSTDGKWAIFFYPLLMLALLIFLRILPKIDPKKENYQKFGRQYNILQLVLCLFMLMMEIYVILWCRGVKFDMGTAVMLIAGCLFVILGNLMPKFRANWFCGIRTPWTLANEEVWYCTHRFGGKAFFCAGFLMIFSAFLPAFWKIAAFVGEGILLISPVVYSYFCYRKQNPKP, from the coding sequence GTGAAACGAATTTTTGAGAAAGATATTTTTGGACTGATTAGTATTGTTTTAATCGGTTTCATAATAGCGGCTGTTTCTTACCCCAGCCTGCCCCAACAGATCCCCATGCACTGGGGTATTACAGGAGAAGTAGATTCAACAGATGGAAAATGGGCCATCTTTTTTTATCCACTTCTTATGTTGGCACTTTTGATTTTTCTTCGGATACTGCCAAAGATTGATCCTAAAAAGGAAAATTATCAAAAATTTGGACGGCAATATAACATCCTCCAATTAGTACTTTGCCTGTTTATGCTGATGATGGAAATTTATGTGATCTTATGGTGTCGCGGCGTGAAATTCGATATGGGAACAGCTGTTATGCTGATTGCAGGATGCTTATTTGTCATTTTGGGAAATTTGATGCCAAAATTTCGTGCTAACTGGTTTTGCGGCATCCGCACGCCGTGGACACTTGCAAATGAAGAGGTTTGGTATTGTACGCATCGTTTTGGTGGAAAGGCCTTTTTCTGTGCTGGTTTTTTGATGATTTTTTCAGCTTTTTTACCTGCCTTTTGGAAAATAGCGGCGTTTGTTGGTGAGGGAATTTTGTTAATTTCCCCGGTCGTCTATTCTTATTTTTGCTATCGGAAGCAGAATCCGAAACCTTAA
- a CDS encoding autorepressor SdpR family transcription factor — translation MAFQKIFKALSDPTRRDILELLKSGSRSAGDIGNHFDLTGATVSHHLAILKEADLVRDKKEGKFVYYELNLSVFEELMAWVTKFTGEKK, via the coding sequence ATGGCGTTTCAAAAAATATTTAAAGCGCTGTCGGATCCCACTCGGCGAGACATTTTGGAGCTGTTGAAAAGTGGCAGCCGGTCAGCTGGTGATATTGGAAATCATTTTGATCTGACAGGCGCTACGGTTTCACATCACCTTGCAATTTTAAAAGAGGCTGATTTGGTTCGGGATAAAAAAGAAGGAAAATTTGTTTATTATGAATTAAATCTAAGTGTCTTTGAAGAATTGATGGCGTGGGTAACCAAATTTACGGGAGAGAAAAAGTGA
- the ruvX gene encoding Holliday junction resolvase RuvX yields the protein MKILAVDLGHARTGLAICDEGEILASPLMVLPSYNWDKLLIQVAEQVEKTGAGAVVVGLPKNMDGTEGESAQNARDFAQKLSKQISVPVHLQDERCTTMVAHTYLIDTNVRGKKRKAVVDAVAATIILQDYLSAHS from the coding sequence ATGAAGATTCTTGCAGTCGATTTGGGACATGCCCGCACAGGCCTTGCGATCTGTGACGAAGGAGAGATCTTAGCTTCTCCTCTGATGGTGCTGCCGTCTTATAACTGGGATAAACTTCTGATTCAAGTTGCAGAACAGGTGGAAAAAACCGGTGCCGGTGCCGTTGTGGTCGGCCTTCCGAAAAACATGGATGGGACAGAGGGCGAAAGCGCTCAGAACGCACGAGATTTTGCTCAGAAACTTTCAAAGCAAATTTCGGTTCCTGTTCATTTGCAGGATGAACGGTGTACAACAATGGTGGCTCATACTTATCTTATCGATACAAATGTACGGGGAAAAAAGCGAAAAGCAGTTGTTGATGCCGTTGCTGCAACGATTATCTTACAGGATTATTTGAGTGCGCATTCTTGA
- a CDS encoding histidine phosphatase family protein, translating into MVTTVYLIRHCEAQGNTNGTFQGHTDCDVSGNGRVQLDLLSIRCRNLPLDAIYSSPLKRAYCTAEAVGRYHKLKIQTDPRLEEINGGDCEGTKWNDFSKNFPQQNQEWYQTPWEFAAPHGETMRQVYDRTWQAMEDIVDKNQGKTIAVVSHGCAIRNLLCHAMGKKLEQINDVDWCDNTAVSVLKFTSPKALPKIVLLNDASHLTPEVSVFAHQGWWKKENQMEEPS; encoded by the coding sequence ATGGTGACAACAGTTTATCTAATTCGGCACTGCGAGGCACAGGGCAATACGAATGGTACTTTTCAGGGGCATACAGACTGTGATGTCAGCGGAAATGGAAGAGTACAGCTCGATCTGCTTAGTATTCGCTGCCGCAATCTGCCGCTGGATGCCATTTATTCGAGTCCTCTAAAACGTGCTTACTGTACAGCAGAGGCTGTCGGTCGGTATCATAAGCTCAAAATTCAGACAGATCCCCGCTTGGAAGAAATTAACGGAGGCGACTGTGAAGGAACCAAATGGAATGATTTTTCCAAGAATTTTCCGCAGCAGAACCAAGAGTGGTATCAGACACCGTGGGAATTTGCGGCGCCTCATGGCGAAACCATGCGGCAGGTTTATGATAGAACTTGGCAGGCAATGGAAGACATTGTGGATAAAAATCAAGGAAAAACCATTGCAGTCGTTTCTCATGGCTGCGCAATCCGTAATCTTCTTTGCCATGCAATGGGAAAAAAGCTAGAGCAGATCAACGATGTGGATTGGTGCGATAATACGGCCGTCAGCGTTTTGAAGTTTACCTCCCCGAAAGCTCTTCCCAAAATTGTGCTTTTAAATGATGCTTCTCATTTGACTCCGGAAGTTTCTGTCTTTGCACATCAGGGTTGGTGGAAAAAAGAAAATCAGATGGAGGAACCGTCATGA
- a CDS encoding dihydroorotate dehydrogenase — MSERLHVNIAGIDFENPLIAASGTFGFGREFAEFYPLKTFGGISCKGLTLKERAGNLPPRIAETPSGILNSVGLQNPGVEHFIREDLPWIRQQGTVIIANIAGSTVDDYCQMAQRLSQTEVDLIELNISCPNVKEGGAAFGTSCESVEKITKAVRAFCKKPLIVKLSPNVSNIADIAAAAESSGADAISLINTLTGMRIDLKTRRPILHNNTGGLSGPAVFPIAVRMVFEVASRVKIPVIGLGGITSWQDVVEMFLAGASAVQIGTILFHDPYAPIKILEGLEQYLSKNGISNISELTGKVQPW; from the coding sequence GTGAGTGAACGTCTGCATGTAAACATTGCGGGGATTGATTTTGAAAATCCTCTGATTGCAGCTTCCGGCACTTTCGGGTTCGGGCGGGAATTTGCAGAGTTTTATCCGTTAAAAACGTTTGGAGGAATTTCCTGTAAAGGGCTTACGTTAAAGGAACGTGCGGGAAATTTACCCCCGAGAATTGCGGAAACGCCCAGCGGAATCCTTAATTCCGTCGGACTTCAGAATCCGGGCGTAGAGCATTTTATTCGGGAAGATCTGCCATGGATCAGGCAGCAGGGAACCGTTATCATTGCAAATATTGCGGGGAGTACAGTGGACGATTATTGTCAAATGGCACAGCGTCTTTCCCAAACGGAAGTCGATTTGATCGAGCTCAATATTTCCTGTCCGAACGTTAAAGAAGGCGGAGCAGCTTTTGGAACTTCCTGCGAAAGTGTAGAGAAAATTACAAAAGCGGTGCGAGCGTTTTGCAAAAAGCCGCTGATCGTAAAGCTTTCACCTAACGTCTCAAATATTGCAGATATCGCTGCAGCAGCAGAGTCAAGCGGCGCTGATGCAATTTCTTTGATCAACACCCTTACCGGAATGCGGATCGATTTAAAGACCCGTCGTCCGATTCTGCACAATAATACCGGAGGATTAAGCGGCCCGGCTGTTTTTCCGATCGCGGTGCGAATGGTCTTTGAGGTGGCTTCTCGAGTGAAAATTCCGGTAATCGGCCTAGGAGGAATCACTTCCTGGCAGGATGTGGTCGAGATGTTCCTTGCAGGTGCATCCGCGGTTCAGATTGGAACAATTTTGTTTCATGATCCTTATGCGCCCATAAAGATTTTGGAAGGACTCGAACAATATCTCAGTAAAAACGGAATTTCTAATATCAGTGAGCTGACCGGGAAGGTGCAGCCATGGTGA
- a CDS encoding dihydroorotate dehydrogenase electron transfer subunit, with amino-acid sequence MKYDVWHGTVIRKEVLTQDIFDFTVKAPTLVPMVKPGQFANILVPNKILRRPISICSAENGLLRFVFQIRGEGTQLLSRFQVGDTLDFLAPLGNGFPVEDLQKKAIFVGGGIGVPPLLGLAQKYGKNGTAALGFRSKEAVILEKEFAAAGSTVKIATDDGSFGHHGFAADFLKETSFDICYACGPKPMLKAVSELCKQMNKPCWISLEERMACGIGACLGCAVQLKRANGESYYGHVCKDGPVFSSEEVVL; translated from the coding sequence ATGAAGTATGATGTTTGGCATGGGACCGTTATTCGGAAAGAAGTACTGACACAGGACATTTTTGATTTTACCGTAAAGGCTCCAACATTGGTCCCTATGGTAAAACCAGGACAGTTTGCAAATATTTTGGTGCCGAATAAAATTCTGCGCCGGCCAATCTCAATTTGCAGTGCCGAGAATGGCCTTTTGCGCTTCGTTTTTCAGATCCGTGGAGAAGGGACCCAACTCCTTTCCCGTTTTCAAGTAGGGGATACGCTCGACTTTTTGGCTCCGTTGGGGAATGGATTTCCGGTGGAAGATCTTCAGAAAAAAGCCATCTTCGTTGGGGGCGGAATCGGAGTTCCTCCACTTTTGGGACTTGCACAGAAATACGGAAAAAACGGGACAGCCGCTTTGGGGTTCCGCTCTAAAGAAGCAGTGATTCTGGAAAAGGAGTTTGCCGCCGCAGGGAGCACTGTCAAAATTGCAACAGATGACGGCAGCTTTGGTCATCATGGGTTTGCTGCTGATTTTTTGAAGGAAACTTCGTTTGATATTTGTTATGCTTGTGGCCCAAAACCAATGCTGAAAGCAGTATCAGAATTATGTAAACAAATGAACAAGCCATGCTGGATTTCTTTGGAAGAACGCATGGCTTGCGGAATAGGTGCATGTCTTGGTTGTGCAGTCCAGCTTAAGAGAGCAAACGGAGAAAGCTATTATGGTCATGTCTGTAAAGATGGGCCGGTCTTTTCCTCAGAGGAGGTGGTTCTGTGA
- the pyrF gene encoding orotidine-5'-phosphate decarboxylase, translating into MIMDRLIDAIVAKQNPTVAGLDPKLSYIPDFIKVASFSKYGKNLEGAADAILQFNRGLIDAISPIVPAVKPQCAYYEQYGWQGMRALYETIRYAQGKGLFVITDGKRNDIGTTMEAYAKAHLGVVGVEGELVPAFDSDALTVNPYLGADGIKPLLSVCEERDRDVFVLIKTSNPSSGELQDQKLETGKTLYLTVGTLCEKWGAETIGKYGYSRVGGVVGATYPAQLSELRKKLPHTFFLVPGYGAQGGGAKDVAPAFDEKGLGAIVNASRSIMTAWQQTSAEEQYFAKAAAREAMRMKEDILSQIGEIKA; encoded by the coding sequence ATAATAATGGATAGACTGATCGACGCAATCGTTGCAAAACAAAATCCGACGGTAGCAGGGCTTGATCCTAAATTGAGCTATATTCCGGATTTTATTAAAGTTGCCTCTTTTTCCAAATACGGAAAGAATTTAGAGGGAGCGGCAGATGCAATTCTGCAGTTTAATCGCGGATTGATTGATGCAATTTCTCCGATTGTTCCGGCGGTCAAGCCTCAGTGTGCCTATTATGAACAATATGGCTGGCAGGGAATGAGAGCACTTTATGAGACCATTCGATATGCGCAGGGAAAAGGTTTGTTTGTTATTACAGACGGAAAAAGGAATGATATCGGAACAACCATGGAAGCGTATGCAAAAGCACATCTTGGGGTTGTCGGGGTAGAGGGAGAATTGGTTCCAGCCTTTGACAGCGACGCTTTGACAGTGAACCCCTATTTGGGTGCGGACGGAATCAAGCCACTTCTGTCGGTCTGTGAGGAGCGTGATCGTGACGTCTTTGTCCTGATTAAAACCAGTAATCCTTCCTCTGGTGAGTTGCAGGATCAAAAACTGGAAACAGGGAAGACCCTCTATTTGACAGTTGGAACGCTCTGTGAAAAATGGGGTGCTGAAACGATTGGAAAGTATGGTTATAGCAGAGTTGGCGGCGTTGTGGGCGCGACTTATCCTGCGCAGCTTTCAGAACTGCGCAAAAAACTTCCCCATACCTTTTTCCTTGTCCCGGGATATGGTGCGCAAGGCGGCGGGGCCAAAGACGTTGCACCTGCTTTTGACGAAAAAGGGCTTGGAGCGATCGTCAACGCTTCCAGAAGCATTATGACTGCATGGCAGCAGACCAGTGCAGAAGAACAATATTTTGCAAAAGCAGCGGCACGGGAAGCGATGCGCATGAAAGAGGATATCCTTTCTCAGATCGGAGAAATCAAAGCATGA
- a CDS encoding dihydroorotase, whose translation MELLFINAHLMDPAAGLDQIGSLLCRDGRIAALCKEADQTASEKAERIDCKGLILSPGLVDMHVHLRDPGFTEKEDILSGCHAAAAGGVTSLLCMPNTNPALDSPETIQYVLQKAEKADAHVYPAGAISQGLKGELPTDLAALKKAGAIAFSDDGRPVLHTSMMASAMQEAKKLRVPILAHCEDLDVTKNGKINEGTVSKELGVPGIPRAAEDCGTARELALAAAYEVGVHICHVSTKESVSLIRDYQRRGIPVTCETAPHYFALTEEELLKKDADARMSPPLRTEKDRLAIIKGLQDGTIAVIATDHAPHTPQEKADFLKAPNGAVGMETSLAAGITYLVRPGFLSMMQLLEKMSTIPAKILHLPAGTLAVGAPADLTLFDPDFCWQVDPNFLHGKSRNAVFKGKTLFGKVQCTFLNGKCVFINS comes from the coding sequence ATGGAACTGCTTTTTATCAATGCACACTTGATGGATCCTGCTGCCGGATTGGATCAAATAGGGAGTCTTCTCTGTAGGGACGGCAGGATTGCCGCGCTCTGTAAAGAAGCTGATCAGACGGCCTCAGAAAAGGCAGAACGAATTGATTGCAAAGGACTGATTCTTTCTCCGGGACTAGTTGATATGCATGTTCATTTGAGAGATCCCGGATTTACGGAGAAAGAAGATATTTTGTCCGGCTGCCATGCTGCTGCAGCGGGTGGGGTAACGAGTCTTTTATGTATGCCCAATACAAATCCGGCACTTGATTCACCGGAAACGATTCAATATGTTTTGCAGAAAGCAGAAAAAGCAGATGCGCATGTTTATCCGGCGGGCGCAATCAGCCAAGGACTGAAAGGAGAGCTTCCAACCGATCTTGCAGCTTTAAAAAAGGCCGGAGCAATCGCATTTTCTGATGATGGAAGGCCTGTCCTTCATACTTCGATGATGGCGTCTGCCATGCAGGAGGCTAAAAAGCTCAGAGTCCCTATTTTAGCACATTGTGAAGATCTCGATGTTACGAAAAATGGGAAAATCAATGAGGGGACTGTTTCAAAAGAACTGGGCGTTCCGGGAATCCCACGTGCAGCAGAAGACTGTGGAACTGCAAGGGAATTAGCACTGGCAGCTGCTTATGAAGTCGGTGTGCATATCTGTCATGTCAGTACCAAGGAGAGCGTTTCTCTGATTCGGGATTATCAAAGAAGGGGAATTCCCGTTACCTGCGAAACGGCACCGCATTATTTTGCACTGACCGAGGAGGAACTCCTAAAAAAAGATGCAGATGCGCGGATGAGTCCGCCGCTTCGAACAGAAAAGGACCGTCTGGCAATTATAAAGGGGTTGCAAGATGGAACAATTGCAGTCATTGCAACCGATCATGCACCACATACTCCGCAGGAGAAAGCGGACTTTTTAAAGGCGCCCAATGGAGCGGTCGGGATGGAAACGAGTCTTGCAGCCGGGATCACTTATCTTGTGAGACCGGGATTTCTTTCCATGATGCAGCTTTTGGAGAAGATGAGTACGATTCCGGCAAAAATTCTGCATTTGCCTGCGGGGACTCTGGCAGTTGGAGCGCCTGCCGACCTGACCCTTTTCGATCCGGATTTTTGCTGGCAGGTAGATCCGAATTTCCTGCACGGGAAAAGCCGAAATGCGGTATTTAAAGGAAAAACGCTTTTTGGAAAGGTACAGTGTACTTTTTTGAATGGAAAATGTGTATTTATAAATTCATAA
- a CDS encoding alanine/glycine:cation symporter family protein, with amino-acid sequence MEAVTNILTQIQSIVWGPPTLILLIGTGLYFTIRLHLLQIIKLPRAMKAIFEKEEGAGDVSAFGSLCTTLAATIGTGSIVGVATALRIGGPGAMFWMWVSAFVGMATKYAEGLLAVKYRSLDENGHIAGGPMYYIQNGLGEKWIWLAKMFALFGSITALLGCGTFPQVNAITESVHDSFGTPVWISGLIITIAVAAVILGGIGSISKVAEFVVPFMAGFYIFGSLIIIILNREMIPQTFSNIFYSAFHPTAMLGGAAGTGIISVMTSMRTGVARGVYTNEAGLGSSPIVIAAAKSNSCVRQGLIAMTSVFFTTIITCTMTGIVILTSGMLNSTDLSGSPLANAAYNSSLPAGIGTYLITIGIIFFSFTTIIGWSYYGERCMVYLTNSVKCIRPFKAAYLIAIALAPFLSLEPIWLLADITNALMAFPNLIGLLGLRNIVIDETHTFFHQRTPHTAISLEKSESESETVICNG; translated from the coding sequence ATGGAAGCTGTCACGAACATTTTAACACAAATTCAATCCATTGTTTGGGGGCCGCCTACCCTGATTTTACTAATCGGAACAGGACTGTATTTTACAATCCGATTACATCTTCTGCAAATTATAAAGCTTCCGCGTGCGATGAAAGCCATTTTTGAAAAAGAAGAGGGCGCAGGGGATGTTTCTGCTTTTGGCTCTCTCTGCACCACGCTGGCAGCCACCATCGGCACCGGCAGTATTGTTGGGGTAGCAACAGCGCTGCGAATCGGAGGGCCGGGTGCCATGTTCTGGATGTGGGTCTCTGCTTTCGTCGGAATGGCCACTAAATATGCAGAGGGATTGCTTGCAGTCAAATACCGTTCTCTTGATGAAAACGGGCACATTGCCGGCGGACCAATGTATTACATTCAAAACGGGCTTGGAGAAAAGTGGATTTGGCTTGCAAAAATGTTTGCATTATTTGGATCAATTACCGCTCTATTAGGCTGCGGCACCTTTCCGCAGGTTAACGCCATCACGGAATCCGTGCATGATTCATTCGGAACTCCGGTTTGGATCAGCGGTCTTATTATTACCATAGCAGTCGCCGCCGTTATTCTAGGCGGTATCGGTTCTATTTCGAAAGTAGCAGAATTTGTAGTGCCGTTTATGGCCGGGTTCTATATTTTCGGATCTTTGATTATAATCATATTGAATCGAGAAATGATTCCGCAAACTTTTTCCAATATTTTTTACAGTGCATTCCACCCGACTGCTATGCTTGGCGGTGCGGCAGGCACCGGCATTATTTCGGTCATGACTTCAATGCGTACTGGTGTCGCGCGCGGCGTCTATACCAATGAAGCCGGCCTTGGTTCTTCTCCTATTGTAATTGCAGCGGCTAAAAGCAATTCCTGTGTACGCCAAGGACTGATCGCCATGACCAGTGTGTTTTTTACGACGATTATTACCTGCACAATGACAGGCATTGTAATTTTAACAAGCGGAATGCTTAACAGCACGGATCTAAGTGGAAGTCCGCTTGCCAATGCAGCCTATAACAGCAGCCTTCCTGCGGGGATCGGAACATATCTCATTACAATTGGCATTATCTTCTTCTCCTTTACTACAATTATCGGCTGGTCTTATTACGGGGAACGCTGTATGGTTTATCTGACAAACAGCGTTAAATGTATCCGTCCTTTCAAAGCAGCTTATCTAATTGCGATTGCACTGGCTCCTTTTCTTTCTTTGGAACCCATCTGGCTTTTAGCCGATATTACAAACGCCTTGATGGCTTTTCCAAATTTAATAGGTCTTTTGGGGCTGAGAAATATTGTAATCGACGAAACGCATACCTTTTTCCACCAAAGAACGCCTCACACGGCAATTTCTTTAGAAAAATCAGAATCAGAGAGCGAAACCGTGATATGTAATGGATAG
- a CDS encoding DUF3870 domain-containing protein, which yields MEKQSLFIVGEARTNVENAITKIYGSFYMVFEIDPLTDKIIDMNCTHSLDLTERFIQKIFIGKSITADLPVLEKELTRRYYGSSEKAIVASMKDASKKYLAAKAKL from the coding sequence ATGGAAAAACAGTCTCTTTTTATTGTAGGAGAAGCCAGAACCAATGTAGAAAATGCCATTACCAAAATATATGGTTCTTTTTACATGGTGTTTGAAATTGACCCTCTAACTGATAAAATTATTGATATGAACTGTACACATTCTCTGGATTTGACAGAACGTTTTATTCAAAAAATTTTTATTGGCAAATCGATTACCGCCGACTTGCCTGTTCTTGAAAAAGAACTAACCAGGCGATATTATGGTTCCTCAGAAAAAGCCATAGTGGCCTCGATGAAAGATGCCAGTAAAAAATATCTAGCTGCAAAAGCAAAACTCTAA